Proteins encoded together in one Fibrobacter sp. UWH4 window:
- a CDS encoding acyl-[acyl-carrier-protein] thioesterase: protein MIDIYSLAKNPLVFQKQRTITSAYIDVSGKMGLAQTVLMVQDNFTENFGTLKMDNFCVNEKGGYWAITKAKFKFFQRPYWRDKVVTTSFPADSAPIRTYENTAVTTVEGEPIILAVQEACCLNLETHRPMKLSAVDFPAEGSPEPFMDNKFSKFPVEPEEYQEVYRQKVLPQHIDMSHHMNNIEYVKLGLNVFSAADLELCIPSMLELHFMGETREGQEVKIFRADKMGATYMKIEDDSGRQVFEMKVKMK, encoded by the coding sequence ATGATCGACATTTATTCGCTTGCTAAAAATCCGCTGGTTTTCCAGAAACAACGCACCATCACCTCGGCCTACATCGATGTCTCAGGCAAGATGGGCCTTGCGCAGACGGTACTCATGGTGCAGGACAACTTCACCGAGAATTTCGGCACACTCAAGATGGACAACTTCTGCGTCAACGAAAAAGGCGGCTATTGGGCCATCACCAAAGCGAAGTTTAAATTTTTCCAACGCCCCTATTGGCGCGACAAGGTGGTGACCACATCGTTCCCCGCCGACAGCGCTCCCATCCGCACTTACGAAAATACTGCCGTCACGACAGTCGAAGGGGAACCCATCATTCTCGCCGTACAAGAAGCCTGCTGCCTCAACTTGGAAACACATCGCCCCATGAAGCTTTCTGCGGTGGACTTTCCTGCAGAAGGTTCCCCTGAACCCTTTATGGACAACAAGTTCTCGAAGTTCCCCGTAGAGCCCGAGGAATATCAGGAAGTGTACCGCCAGAAGGTGCTGCCGCAGCATATCGACATGTCGCACCACATGAACAACATCGAATACGTAAAGCTTGGTCTGAATGTGTTCAGCGCCGCCGACCTGGAACTATGCATTCCTTCGATGTTGGAATTGCACTTTATGGGAGAAACCCGCGAAGGCCAAGAAGTCAAGATTTTCCGCGCCGACAAGATGGGTGCGACCTATATGAAAATCGAAGACGATTCGGGACGCCAAGTCTTCGAGATGAAAGTCAAGATGAAGTAA
- a CDS encoding L-threonylcarbamoyladenylate synthase, giving the protein MQFPPWTSIDDAARLLHDGQVVAIPTETVYGLAGNAYLPSALAQIFAIKERPTFDPLIVHICEISQLADIAENIPDAAYALAKAYWPGPMTMILPKKECIPDLCTSGLPSVAVRFPSHPVAQEIIWKAGVPLAAPSANLFKHVSPTTAEHVAAQLADRGLAGIVDGGPCNVGVESTIVSLVGEPTVLRPGAVTPEMIAKVIGDVKVKESTSKPGQAMAAPGQCDTHYRPQVPLFYGALPEGCQLPERTVRIAFGDCEGPIPATLNLSESGNMLEATAKLYAYMHDLDDPKYDLILVDPIPNVGVGMALNDRLKRASIKHLG; this is encoded by the coding sequence ATGCAATTTCCTCCTTGGACAAGTATTGACGATGCCGCGCGCCTGCTTCACGATGGACAGGTGGTCGCGATTCCGACCGAGACCGTTTACGGACTTGCGGGAAACGCGTATTTGCCATCTGCGCTGGCTCAGATTTTTGCGATTAAGGAACGACCGACGTTCGACCCGCTGATTGTTCACATCTGCGAAATTTCGCAGTTGGCCGATATCGCCGAAAACATTCCCGATGCGGCGTACGCATTGGCGAAGGCTTATTGGCCGGGCCCGATGACAATGATTCTTCCCAAGAAGGAATGCATACCGGATTTGTGTACGAGCGGACTTCCGTCTGTTGCGGTGAGGTTCCCGTCGCATCCAGTGGCCCAGGAAATTATCTGGAAGGCTGGCGTGCCGCTAGCAGCCCCGAGTGCGAACCTGTTCAAGCACGTGAGCCCGACAACTGCCGAACACGTGGCGGCGCAGCTGGCCGACCGAGGCCTTGCTGGCATTGTAGATGGCGGTCCCTGCAACGTGGGTGTCGAAAGCACGATTGTCTCTTTAGTGGGCGAGCCGACGGTGCTCCGTCCGGGAGCCGTAACGCCCGAAATGATTGCGAAAGTCATCGGCGACGTGAAGGTGAAAGAATCTACTTCGAAGCCGGGGCAAGCGATGGCCGCACCGGGGCAGTGCGACACGCACTACCGCCCGCAGGTTCCACTTTTCTACGGAGCGCTTCCCGAAGGTTGTCAGTTGCCGGAACGTACCGTGCGTATCGCTTTTGGCGACTGCGAAGGCCCTATTCCCGCAACGTTGAATTTGTCCGAAAGTGGCAATATGCTCGAAGCGACGGCAAAGCTGTACGCCTATATGCACGATCTGGATGACCCCAAGTATGACTTGATTCTTGTGGACCCGATTCCGAATGTGGGCGTGGGCATGGCCTTGAATGACCGCCTGAAACGCGCGAGCATCAAGCATCTCGGATAA